AGTGCCAATATCATCCGCGAGATCCTGAATGGTGAACAGGGCCCGGCCCGTAACATGGTCGTCGCCAATGCTTCAGCTGCTTTACTGGCTGCTGAACAGGCTTCCGATCTGATGCAGGCTGTTCAAAAGGTCGCTCAACTGATCGATGAGGGAAAAGTACGCGAAAAACTCCAACAACTCATCGACTTTAGCAGTAGTAGAGGAGGAGAATAAATAAGACGAAATTCCACGCGGGTCTAATAAAAAACGAATGCTTTCGTCAGGTTGACTTGCCGAATCTGGACTGACTCTTATAATTCCTCAAAACAATGTCACCCCGACCAGAGACCATGTTCAGTGGTTTCTGGCAAAAATAAAGGTCTCACCATTATGAATGCTGAAGCACAACGCAAACTGATTTTCAATCCGGATGAGGCCAATCTCCGTTTACCGCTCGTACGGGCCATCGTCAAAGACATTATCGCGCTGTACGAAAATCTGCATGACCGCCAGGAACGGATCGAAGAGATCAAGCATCTCCCCGGCTCCACCACGCGCGATGAAGACTCCGTCTACAGCGAAGAGCTGCTGCAGGCTGAGCTGGATATCGAGAACGATAAAGAGCAGCTGAAAACCTACGAAGACGAACTGCTCGAACTGGGTGTTGAGCTGGAAGATCCTGCTCTGGGTGTCGTCAACTTCCCGACCCTCCGCGAAGGCAAAGAAGTTTACCTCTGCTGGAGACTGGGTGAAGAGGAAGTCGGCCACTGGCACTCCCTCGACGAAACCTACTCAGATCGCCGTTCGCTGCTCGAAGAGTCCATCGACAACGATGACCACAACGACATGCTGATGTAAGCTCAATGCTTACTCAGCCTGCACCCGTTGTTCCCACGCTGCGTACGCTGCTTTCATCTGTTTAGCAATCTTCGGCTTCTGGTCTGCGAGGTCGGTTGTCTCGCTCAGGTCCTGATCCAGATCAAACAGCATGAAGGGCTTGTCGGGATTCGTCCGCAACAGTTTATAATTTGCATGCCGCACTGCTGCGTATTTCCGGTACTGGAAAAAGAACGTCCGCGGCTCTGCCACTTCCGGATGCTCCAGTACCGGCAGCATATTCGTTCCATCCAGCGTTCGATCTGCAGGGCGCTCTCCTCCGGAGACCGCTATCAGGGTCGGCAGGATGTCCAGGCTGATCAGCGGACTGCTGTTAACAGAGCCTGCTTCAATGCGACCGGGATAACGCACGATCGCCGGCACGCGGATGCCCCCCTCCCATAAAGTGACGCCGCCGTCTCGCAGGGGTTTGTTGGAAGCGACTTCCAGTCCGCGGTCCTTGAGCATGAAGGCACCGTTGTCCGAATACCAGATCACCAATGTATTGTCCCGCAATCCGCAGGTGTCCAGCTGATCCAGCACGCGGCCGATTGCCGTGTCCAGGGCAGTTACAACGGCGCGATAGCGTTTCCGGGGGTCTTTGGTCTCGGGTGAATAGCCATAGGCAGCAAAGGCACTGTCCGGCGCCTGCCATTCATTGCCTTGTCCCGGTTGCTTGTTGCGTTTGCTGGGAAAATGCGGTGCATTAAAAGGCAGATAGATGAAAAACGGACGCTTTTGATTCTCAGTGATGAAACGACACGCCTCATCGGCAAACAGCTCCGTAGAATAGCCTTTCTCAAAGACTTCATTGACACCACGCCACAGATCGTGCCGCCCGGCGTAGTAGTGGTGATAATAGTCGATGTTCCCGGCTGCGAATCCAAAGAACTCGTCAAAGCCCCGCTCTGTCGGTCGGCTGCCTTTGGAAAAACCGACATTCCATTTGCCGAAGCAGGCCGTCCGGTATCCTTGCGGCTTGAGATACTGCGGAATCAGCCGCTCACTCTGTCGCAGGCCATCTGCATAATTTTCATCTGCACTCAACTGGTGATTCAGGCCGATCCGCTGCGGATAGCGGCCCGTGAGCAGCGTCGCCCGCGAAACCGTACAGGTGGGGGAAGCCGTATAAAAATCGGTCAGCCGCGCCCCTTCCCGCGCCAGTTGATCCAGGCGGGGAGTCTGCATGACCTTGTTTCCATAGCAGCCCAGATCACCGTAACCCAGATTGTCCGCTGTGATCAACAGGATATTGGGCCGCTGCTGTTTATCCTGCTGCGCTGCCACCGGATGCGACGTTAGACACAGACCTATAAAACAGAAACTCAACAGACAGAACAGACGGCGAATCATCACGGCTTCTCCAGATCACTCTCAACAGGTGGTTAGCTCGGTAACTTTGCGTAGCGCTGAGACCTGTGCCAGGCCCCGGTTCCATCACAACATGTTAAGCGCCGCCTGTCAATCGAGGGCCGTTAACTGAGCTGCCGGATCAGATACAGATATTCCAGGGCGCTGTGCATTGCCTCCTGCTGCTGGTTCGCCGTCCCTTTGTGGCCCCCTTCGATATTCTCATAATAAAAATAGTCATACCCCAGTTGATCCATGCGGGCCGCCATCTTTCGCGCATGCCCGGGATGCACGCGGTCGTCCTTGGTCGAAGTAAAGAAGTAAACCCGGGGATATGACTGCCCCGGCTTCAGATTCTGCAGCGGCGAATACTGGCTGATGAACTCCCACTGCTCGGGAAGATCGGGATTTCCGTACTCCGCCATCCAACTGGCGCCTGCCAGCAGCTTATTGAAACGCTTCATATCCAGCAGCGGTACACCGCAGACGATGGCATTGAACAGATCCGGGCGTTGTGTCAGCGTCACTCCCATCAAGAGTCCGCCGTTACTCCGACCCATCGCTCCATAATGTTTCGGCGAACTTACTCCCTGATGCTGTACCGCTTCGGCAACCGCGAAAAAGTCATCATAGGCGCGCTGCCGGTTCTCCTGCAGTGCCGCTTCGTGCCAGCGGGGACCGTATTCCCCACCGCCGCGAATGTTGGCCAGCACATACGCGCCCCCCTTCTCCAGCCAGAGTTTTCCCATCAACGGACTGTAGTGCGGCAGGATCGAAATTTCGAAACCACCATAGCCGTACTGTAAGACGGGCGTGGAATGATCCAGCGGGATCTCTTCACGGTGCACCAGGAAATACGGGACTTTCGTTCCGTCGCGACTGACGGCAAATGACTTTTTCACCGTCAGACCTTTCGTATCAAAGCGGGCCGGCGTCGATTGCAGCAGTGTCTCGGTCCCCTCCTGAAAGTTGACATAATACAGGCTGCCCGGCTGCAGAAAACCGTCGCGTGACATCAGGAGATCATTACTGCTGCTGTCAGAAGAACTGATGGAGATTACATCTCCCTCTCCCCAGGGAAGCACGCGCCCCTGCCAGGCGTTGTCTGCAAGTTTGAATTCGCGGATCTGACTCGAAACATGTTCGATTCCGGTCACATAAACCGCATCCCGCGCAGAGCGGACCTGAGAAATCGTTCCACTCTGGCCAGGATCATATACGGACAAGATGTCTGCAATCTCCCCCGTCCTGGCAAACTCGGACAGGGAGAAACTCACCAGGGCTCCCGCTGAGAAGTCGCGCCAGTCCTCTTTCAGTTCCACCAGCAACTGATCCTGGAACAGGCTCGACAGACTGCATTTCTGTGGCAGCGGCAGCTGCTGCAGTGTTCCCTCCGCAGTCACCAGGTAAAAGGTAAAGTGATAAAAATCATGCCCCCGCATTACGACACAGCTCTGTCGGCCGTTGTGTTTCAGATTGACGGGGTACACTAAGGTCTCGTCTTCGCCCGTTTCCAGCATGGTCTCCGCTGCCGAGAGTGGCGTCCCCCGCTGCCAGCGTTTCAGAATGCGGGCATAACCGGATGAGTTCAGGCTGCCTGGACCCCAGTCGGTTGCAATCAGCAGATGATCGCGGTCTTCCCAGCAGAGATTACTCTTCGCCTGCGGCACAGAAAAGCCCCCCTGCACGAACGACCGCGAAGGAAGATCGAATTCACGATAGACGGCCGAATCCGTTCCGCCCGGTGCCAGTTCCACCAGGCAGCGGTCGTGATCCGGAGCCAAACAGTCGACGCCTTTGTAGATCCAGTTTTCCGCTTCTTCTTTGGCCAGCTGATCCACGTCGAGCAGCAGTTCCCACTCTTTCGATTTCTGCTGGTACTGCTCCCGGGGCATGCGACGCCAGATTCCCCGCACGTGCTGCGGATCGCGCCAGAAGTTATAGACGAAATCTCCCCGCAGGGTCCCGTAAGTAATCCGGTCGGCGGCAGTCAGAATTTCCAGGGCTTCCCGTTCATACTGCTGATAACGGGGATCGCTGGTCAGCACCTGCAGGGTCTCGGCATTCTGTCGCTTCACCCAGTCCAGGGCCTGCTCCCCCTCAATTTCTTCCAGCCAGAGCAGCGACTGTTCATCCTTATGCTCTGAATCCTGCTGATCGGAATTTTCTGCTGCATCCATCCTGCTTGCTCCTGAAATAACGGCACTGTTCGGTTTGAGAACTATTGTAGAGGATTACTTGAGCCTGACTTAAGTCATCTGGTTCGATTTGTCAGCTTTTTCGGCAACGGACCTCTGAAATGAGATATTCTCTGAAAATCCCGATTCAGGGGCTGTATTTAGCGGAGACCGCTGATACAATTCCACTCCGATGAGGAGCCAGATGGTCCGTCTACCGGTACGGTGACCGACCCGCTCTGAGCTGATCTCCAGAATCTCTTTCATAAAGAGCCGGCTGTTTGCCCTCTTTTCGTGTTGTTTTTGCTACATTTTGCCGAAATCCTGAGACAGGGGTTTCGCTTCTGACCGTAGCAGTGGGGTGATACGAAGCAGAGCTTCGAGGAGAGCGCTGTCCAGACCGTCGTCTGTTCATGCCCCCTGAGTCGATAGGGATCGACTCTCACACCATGTTCTTTTTTACGCGACGCATGCCTCACCTGCGGGATGAAGGTGCGTCAAAAGGCTGATTATATGTCAACTGATGTCTCTGAGCAGACAAAATTCACTGATTTTGCGCTTGCACAACCCATTCTCGCTGCACTTGAGACGCTGGGCTACCAGACACCCACCCCGATTCAGGCACAGACGATCCCGCATCTGCTGGAGGGTCGTGACCTGGTAGGTCAGGCACAGACGGGAACCGGCAAAACAGCCGCGTTCGCACTCCCCCTGCTCTCAAATATCGACCTGGAAGTCAAAGCTCCCCAGGTTCTGGTGCTGGCTCCGACCCGGGAACTGGCGATCCAGGTCTCTGAGTCGTTCAAAGATTACGGTTCAGAACTGCAGGGGCTGCAGGTACTCCCCATCTACGGAGGCGCCAGCTTCCGCGACCAGCTGCAACCCCTGAAACGGGGCGTGCATGTCGTAGTGGGAACCCCCGGACGCGTCATGGACCACATGCGTCGTGGTACTCTGAAAATGGACCAGCTCCGCTGTCTTGTGCTCGATGAAGCAGACGAAATGCTGCGTATGGGCTTCATTGACGACGTGGAATGGATTCTGGAACAGACCCCCGAGAACCATCAGACCACACTCTTTTCCGCCACGATGCCCGATGCCATCCGTCGCATCGCAGTCAACTACCTGCAGTCGCCGGAAGAGATTACCGTTAAAGTCAAAACTCGTACCGCCGATACAATTCATCAGCGATTCTGGCTCGCGAAA
The nucleotide sequence above comes from Gimesia sp.. Encoded proteins:
- a CDS encoding DUF2203 family protein, with the protein product MNAEAQRKLIFNPDEANLRLPLVRAIVKDIIALYENLHDRQERIEEIKHLPGSTTRDEDSVYSEELLQAELDIENDKEQLKTYEDELLELGVELEDPALGVVNFPTLREGKEVYLCWRLGEEEVGHWHSLDETYSDRRSLLEESIDNDDHNDMLM
- a CDS encoding sulfatase-like hydrolase/transferase, producing the protein MIRRLFCLLSFCFIGLCLTSHPVAAQQDKQQRPNILLITADNLGYGDLGCYGNKVMQTPRLDQLAREGARLTDFYTASPTCTVSRATLLTGRYPQRIGLNHQLSADENYADGLRQSERLIPQYLKPQGYRTACFGKWNVGFSKGSRPTERGFDEFFGFAAGNIDYYHHYYAGRHDLWRGVNEVFEKGYSTELFADEACRFITENQKRPFFIYLPFNAPHFPSKRNKQPGQGNEWQAPDSAFAAYGYSPETKDPRKRYRAVVTALDTAIGRVLDQLDTCGLRDNTLVIWYSDNGAFMLKDRGLEVASNKPLRDGGVTLWEGGIRVPAIVRYPGRIEAGSVNSSPLISLDILPTLIAVSGGERPADRTLDGTNMLPVLEHPEVAEPRTFFFQYRKYAAVRHANYKLLRTNPDKPFMLFDLDQDLSETTDLADQKPKIAKQMKAAYAAWEQRVQAE
- a CDS encoding prolyl oligopeptidase family serine peptidase, with translation MDAAENSDQQDSEHKDEQSLLWLEEIEGEQALDWVKRQNAETLQVLTSDPRYQQYEREALEILTAADRITYGTLRGDFVYNFWRDPQHVRGIWRRMPREQYQQKSKEWELLLDVDQLAKEEAENWIYKGVDCLAPDHDRCLVELAPGGTDSAVYREFDLPSRSFVQGGFSVPQAKSNLCWEDRDHLLIATDWGPGSLNSSGYARILKRWQRGTPLSAAETMLETGEDETLVYPVNLKHNGRQSCVVMRGHDFYHFTFYLVTAEGTLQQLPLPQKCSLSSLFQDQLLVELKEDWRDFSAGALVSFSLSEFARTGEIADILSVYDPGQSGTISQVRSARDAVYVTGIEHVSSQIREFKLADNAWQGRVLPWGEGDVISISSSDSSSNDLLMSRDGFLQPGSLYYVNFQEGTETLLQSTPARFDTKGLTVKKSFAVSRDGTKVPYFLVHREEIPLDHSTPVLQYGYGGFEISILPHYSPLMGKLWLEKGGAYVLANIRGGGEYGPRWHEAALQENRQRAYDDFFAVAEAVQHQGVSSPKHYGAMGRSNGGLLMGVTLTQRPDLFNAIVCGVPLLDMKRFNKLLAGASWMAEYGNPDLPEQWEFISQYSPLQNLKPGQSYPRVYFFTSTKDDRVHPGHARKMAARMDQLGYDYFYYENIEGGHKGTANQQQEAMHSALEYLYLIRQLS